A window of Streptomyces sp. SAI-127 contains these coding sequences:
- a CDS encoding class I SAM-dependent methyltransferase, translated as MLDYDKEADAYDVSRGGEPRAAAAADAVLGLVPAQTRRLLDVACGTGIVTRRLAAARPATRVWGADLTYGMARMAAVRLPGAVVLADGRALPFPDGVFDAVTSVWLLHLLDRPEDVRAVVAECARVLISGGVYVTTVDKAAAHDVGSDIDAVLAPRPRRPAPDAAPLVQSYAAAHLLTPAGQARFTGRGQGRSPRRTAADLRRGWFTRLPPGDPLTERFAARLEALPDQELPRPDPVFSLRAFRKAG; from the coding sequence GTGCTCGACTACGACAAGGAGGCCGACGCCTACGACGTCAGCCGCGGCGGCGAGCCCCGGGCCGCCGCGGCCGCGGACGCCGTGCTCGGTCTGGTCCCCGCGCAGACCCGGCGGCTCCTCGACGTGGCCTGCGGCACCGGGATCGTCACCCGCAGGCTCGCCGCCGCCCGGCCCGCGACCCGGGTGTGGGGCGCCGACCTGACGTACGGCATGGCCCGCATGGCCGCCGTACGGCTGCCCGGCGCGGTCGTGCTCGCCGACGGCCGTGCGCTGCCGTTCCCCGACGGGGTGTTCGACGCCGTCACCAGCGTGTGGCTGCTGCACCTCCTCGACCGGCCCGAGGACGTCCGTGCCGTGGTCGCCGAGTGCGCCCGGGTCCTGATATCCGGCGGGGTGTACGTGACCACCGTCGACAAGGCCGCCGCACACGACGTGGGCAGCGACATCGACGCCGTCCTCGCCCCGCGCCCGCGCCGCCCCGCCCCGGACGCGGCACCACTCGTCCAGTCGTACGCCGCCGCCCACCTTCTGACCCCGGCCGGGCAGGCCCGTTTCACGGGCCGGGGTCAGGGCCGCAGCCCCCGGCGTACCGCCGCCGACCTGCGGCGCGGCTGGTTCACCCGGCTGCCGCCCGGCGACCCGCTCACGGAACGGTTCGCCGCCCGCCTGGAGGCGCTGCCCGACCAGGAACTCCCGCGTCCCGACCCGGTGTTCAGCCTCCGGGCGTTCCGGAAGGCCGGCTGA
- a CDS encoding helix-turn-helix transcriptional regulator: MSERRPAPTVGQVVLGRRLQELREAAGLKREEAAQVLRVAPATVRRIEMAEVALKIPYVQVLLETYGVSGEQVEAFVQLAEEANKPGWWQRFHDVLPEWFSLYVSLEGAAGIIRSYEPHFVPGLLQTEDYARAVMEAGTIGQAGPEALERHVSLRMARQQLLERPNAPHLWVIMDETVLRRPVSIRSEVMREQLDKLLEFAERDRVTLQVCEFEEGPHPGTYAPFSLFRFSEPELPDLVFTEYLTGALYLDSRQEVATHLEVLDHMSARAASAERTKKLLRERREDF, encoded by the coding sequence GTGAGTGAGCGGCGACCTGCGCCGACCGTGGGCCAGGTGGTGCTCGGCAGGCGGCTTCAGGAACTGCGGGAGGCGGCCGGCCTCAAGCGCGAGGAGGCCGCGCAGGTTCTGCGGGTGGCCCCCGCGACCGTGCGGCGCATAGAAATGGCCGAAGTCGCCCTGAAGATCCCGTATGTTCAGGTGCTCCTGGAGACGTACGGCGTCTCCGGGGAGCAGGTCGAGGCCTTCGTCCAGCTGGCCGAGGAGGCGAACAAACCGGGCTGGTGGCAGCGGTTCCACGATGTGCTGCCCGAGTGGTTCAGCCTGTACGTGAGCCTGGAGGGCGCGGCCGGGATCATCCGGTCCTACGAGCCGCACTTCGTGCCCGGACTGCTCCAGACCGAGGACTACGCGCGTGCCGTCATGGAGGCCGGGACCATCGGGCAGGCGGGTCCTGAGGCGCTGGAGCGGCATGTGTCGCTGCGCATGGCCCGGCAGCAACTTCTGGAGCGCCCGAACGCACCCCATCTGTGGGTGATCATGGACGAGACGGTGCTGCGCCGCCCGGTGAGCATCCGCTCCGAGGTGATGCGCGAACAGCTGGACAAACTCCTGGAGTTCGCCGAGCGCGACCGCGTCACGCTCCAGGTGTGCGAGTTCGAGGAGGGCCCGCACCCGGGGACGTACGCGCCCTTCTCGCTGTTCCGCTTCTCCGAGCCGGAGCTGCCCGACCTGGTCTTCACCGAGTACCTGACCGGTGCGCTGTATCTCGACTCCCGCCAGGAGGTCGCGACGCACCTGGAGGTCCTGGACCACATGTCGGCGCGGGCCGCGTCGGCCGAGCGTACGAAGAAGCTGCTGCGGGAGCGGCGCGAGGACTTCTGA
- a CDS encoding 4a-hydroxytetrahydrobiopterin dehydratase produces the protein MPVEPLSQKEIEDRLAELPGWSVDDGRLTRSYRLGTHFAAAAMVVHIAQVQEELDHHSDLTLGYNTVALSVHTHSAGGAVTEKDFELAQRVEALAQGHGAQ, from the coding sequence ATGCCCGTCGAACCTCTGTCGCAGAAGGAGATCGAGGACCGGCTCGCGGAACTGCCCGGCTGGTCCGTCGACGACGGCCGCCTCACCCGCTCGTACCGCCTCGGCACGCACTTCGCCGCGGCCGCGATGGTCGTCCACATCGCCCAGGTCCAGGAGGAGCTCGACCACCACTCCGACCTCACCCTCGGCTACAACACGGTCGCACTGTCCGTGCACACGCACAGCGCGGGCGGCGCCGTCACCGAGAAGGACTTCGAGCTCGCGCAGCGGGTCGAGGCGCTCGCCCAGGGTCACGGAGCCCAGTGA
- a CDS encoding SAM-dependent methyltransferase, producing MTGSDAPRIDTSRPHPARVYDWWLGGKDNYPVDEALARKILEVDPTVVRGARANRRFMHRAVRTAAEAGVRQFLDIGTGIPTEPNLHQVAQEIAPESKVVYADNDPIVLRHAQALLHSSPEGTTNYVHADVRDPDTILRPAAETLDFSEPVALSLVALTHYLNDDAYGLLKRYVAELAPGSFVILSQVTPDLSPEAVEKAAEQFRRNGTPFFPRSLTEFSRFFDGLELLGPGVIPVSGWRPGPEDVAAQAEGIVPVYAGVARKV from the coding sequence ATGACCGGATCCGACGCACCCAGAATCGACACGAGCCGCCCGCACCCGGCGCGGGTGTACGACTGGTGGCTGGGTGGCAAGGACAACTATCCGGTGGACGAGGCACTGGCCCGCAAGATCCTCGAAGTGGACCCCACCGTGGTGCGCGGGGCGCGTGCCAACCGGCGCTTCATGCACCGCGCGGTGCGGACGGCCGCGGAGGCCGGTGTCCGCCAGTTCCTCGACATCGGAACCGGCATCCCCACCGAGCCGAATCTGCACCAGGTGGCGCAGGAGATCGCCCCGGAGTCGAAGGTCGTGTACGCGGACAACGACCCGATCGTCCTGAGGCACGCGCAGGCCCTGCTGCACAGCAGCCCCGAGGGCACCACGAACTATGTGCACGCGGACGTCCGCGACCCCGACACCATCCTGCGGCCGGCCGCCGAGACCCTGGACTTCTCGGAGCCGGTCGCGCTGTCCCTGGTGGCGCTCACCCACTACCTGAACGACGACGCGTACGGGCTGCTCAAGCGGTACGTCGCCGAGCTCGCCCCGGGCAGTTTCGTGATCCTCTCGCAGGTCACGCCCGATCTGAGCCCCGAGGCCGTCGAGAAGGCCGCCGAGCAGTTCCGCCGCAACGGCACCCCCTTCTTCCCCCGCTCGCTCACCGAGTTCTCCCGCTTCTTCGACGGGCTCGAGCTGCTCGGCCCCGGGGTGATCCCGGTGTCGGGCTGGCGTCCGGGTCCGGAGGACGTGGCGGCCCAGGCGGAGGGCATCGTGCCGGTGTACGCGGGGGTCGCGCGCAAGGTCTGA
- a CDS encoding helix-turn-helix transcriptional regulator, with translation MTIGPSAAVAPSDQGVGPLLRAWREQRRISQLELALRADSSARHISFVETGRSRPSEEMVLRLAEHLDVPVRERNALLLAAGYAPRFPETPLADPSLDALREGIERLIQGYEPYPALVFDAGYHVVAANRGIMILLDGIPESLLRPPLNTMRLTLHPEGLAPRIRNLREWRGHLLEQMRRQIALRRSESLRELYEEVAAYPVPVPETDEGPEQTDPVPYFALPMRIEHEGRTLSFISSTSTFNTPMDVTVAELAIETFLPADPSTVKYLHSLLP, from the coding sequence ATGACCATCGGCCCCTCCGCTGCAGTCGCCCCCTCCGACCAGGGCGTCGGTCCGCTCCTGCGTGCCTGGCGGGAGCAACGGCGGATCAGCCAGCTGGAGTTGGCGCTGCGGGCGGACTCCAGCGCCCGGCACATCAGCTTCGTCGAGACGGGACGCTCCCGCCCGAGCGAGGAGATGGTGCTGCGGCTCGCCGAGCATCTGGACGTGCCGGTACGGGAGCGCAATGCGCTGCTCCTCGCGGCGGGGTACGCCCCGCGCTTCCCGGAGACCCCGCTGGCCGATCCGTCCCTGGACGCCCTGCGCGAGGGGATCGAGCGGCTGATCCAGGGCTACGAGCCCTACCCCGCTCTGGTCTTCGACGCCGGGTATCACGTCGTGGCCGCGAACCGGGGCATCATGATACTCCTCGACGGCATCCCGGAGTCCCTGCTCCGGCCCCCTCTCAACACCATGCGGCTCACCCTGCACCCCGAGGGTCTCGCCCCGCGCATCCGCAACCTGCGGGAGTGGCGCGGCCATCTGCTGGAGCAGATGCGGCGGCAGATCGCCCTGCGCCGCTCCGAGTCACTGCGGGAGCTGTACGAGGAGGTGGCGGCGTACCCGGTGCCGGTCCCCGAGACCGACGAAGGCCCCGAACAGACGGATCCCGTCCCCTACTTCGCGCTGCCGATGCGGATCGAGCACGAGGGCCGGACACTGTCGTTCATCTCGTCCACGTCCACCTTCAACACGCCCATGGACGTGACGGTCGCCGAGCTGGCCATCGAGACCTTCCTCCCGGCCGACCCGTCGACGGTCAAGTACCTTCACTCACTGCTGCCCTGA
- the narJ gene encoding nitrate reductase molybdenum cofactor assembly chaperone, which produces MPSDAVLYQAAALCLTYPDDDFRARLPLLREAAPQLREFVDHAAVTPAPELAAHYVQVFDFGNRHSLYLSSWQDGDTRRRGTSPARFEDVYRAAGLEFTGEELPDFLPSVLEFAARTGDIDLLTEHRDGLHRLRFRLTDFGTPYATVLDAVCATLPTAQTDV; this is translated from the coding sequence ATGCCCTCGGACGCAGTGCTGTACCAGGCGGCGGCGCTATGCCTGACGTATCCCGACGACGACTTCCGCGCGCGGCTGCCGCTGCTGCGGGAAGCGGCCCCGCAACTGCGGGAGTTCGTCGACCACGCGGCGGTGACGCCCGCGCCGGAACTGGCGGCGCACTACGTCCAGGTCTTCGACTTCGGAAACCGGCACAGTCTGTATCTGAGCTCGTGGCAGGACGGGGACACCCGGCGGCGCGGGACGTCGCCGGCGCGGTTCGAGGACGTCTACCGGGCCGCCGGGCTGGAGTTCACCGGTGAGGAACTGCCGGACTTCCTGCCCTCGGTGCTGGAGTTCGCGGCCCGCACCGGGGACATCGACCTGCTCACCGAGCACCGCGACGGCCTGCACCGACTCCGCTTCCGGCTCACCGACTTCGGCACGCCGTACGCGACGGTACTCGACGCGGTGTGCGCCACACTGCCGACCGCGCAGACGGACGTCTGA
- a CDS encoding cellulose binding domain-containing protein: protein MRRTRILTAVLALAAGLLAGTPPALAADGTAKVSLAADTYTWKNARIDGGGFVPGIVFNRSEKNLAYARTDIGGAYRWQESSKTWTPLLDSVGWDDWGHTGVVGLASDSVDPNKVYAAVGTYTNSWDPKNGAVMRSSNRGASWQKTDLPFKLGGNMPGRGMGERLAVDPNKNSVLYLGAPSGKGLWRSTDSGVSWSQVANFPNVGNYQQDPSDTSGYASDNQGIVWVTFDESTGTSGNATKTVYVGVADLQNSVYRSTDAGATWTRLAGQPTGYLAHKGVLDAAGGYLYLSYSDKGGPYDGGKGQMWRYATATGTWTNISPVAEADTYYGFSGLTVDRQKPGTVMATAYSSWWPDTQIFRSTDSGATWTRAWDYTSYPNRANRYTMDVSSSPWLTWGANPSPPEQTPKLGWMTESLEIDPFDSNRMMYGTGATVYGTENLTNWDSGGQFTIKPMVRGLEETAVNDLASPPSGAPLLSALGDVGGFRHTDLTKVPSMMFTSPNFTTTTSLDFAETNANTVVRSGNLDSGPHIAFSTDNGANWFAGTDPSGVSGGGTVAAASDGSRFVWSPDGTGVQYTTGFGSSWSASSGIPAGAIVESDRVDAKTFYGFKSGKFYVSTDGGATFTASAATGLPSGDSVRFKALPGVKGDVWLAGGATDGAYGLWHSTDGGASWTKLSNVDQADAIGFGKAATGASYQTLYTSAKIGGVRGIFRSTDKGATWTRINDDAHQWGWTGAAITGDPRVYGRVYVSTNGRGVIYGDTSDAGGGGGTDPTDPTDPAPTGACAVTYKITNQWSGGFQADVQLSNTGSSTWSGWSLGWTFPNAQTISQTWNAESTQSGSTVTAKNVGWNANVAAGSSVRFGFTGSWSGTNGKPTAFKLGDQACTVA from the coding sequence GTGCGAAGAACCCGCATCCTCACGGCCGTGCTCGCGCTCGCGGCCGGGCTGCTCGCCGGCACCCCACCCGCACTGGCGGCCGACGGCACGGCGAAGGTCTCGCTCGCCGCCGACACGTACACCTGGAAGAACGCCCGCATCGACGGGGGCGGTTTCGTCCCCGGGATCGTCTTCAACCGCTCCGAGAAGAACCTGGCGTACGCCCGCACCGACATCGGCGGGGCCTACCGCTGGCAGGAGTCGTCGAAGACCTGGACGCCGCTGCTCGACTCGGTCGGCTGGGACGACTGGGGGCACACCGGCGTGGTCGGCCTGGCCTCCGACTCCGTGGATCCGAACAAGGTGTACGCGGCCGTCGGGACGTACACCAACAGCTGGGACCCGAAGAACGGCGCCGTCATGCGCTCCTCGAACCGGGGCGCGAGCTGGCAGAAGACCGACCTGCCCTTCAAGCTCGGCGGCAACATGCCGGGGCGGGGCATGGGCGAACGGCTGGCGGTCGACCCGAACAAGAACAGCGTGCTGTATCTCGGGGCGCCGAGCGGCAAGGGGCTGTGGCGGTCGACCGACTCCGGGGTCAGCTGGTCGCAGGTGGCGAACTTCCCCAACGTCGGCAACTACCAGCAGGATCCGAGCGACACCAGCGGCTACGCGAGCGACAACCAGGGCATCGTCTGGGTGACCTTCGACGAGTCGACGGGAACCTCCGGGAACGCCACGAAGACGGTCTACGTCGGGGTCGCCGACCTCCAGAACTCGGTGTACCGGTCGACCGACGCGGGCGCGACCTGGACGCGGCTCGCCGGCCAGCCGACGGGATACCTGGCCCACAAGGGTGTCCTGGACGCGGCGGGCGGCTATCTGTATCTCTCCTACAGCGACAAGGGCGGGCCGTACGACGGCGGCAAGGGCCAGATGTGGCGGTACGCGACGGCGACCGGCACCTGGACGAACATCAGCCCGGTCGCGGAGGCCGACACCTACTACGGCTTCAGCGGACTGACGGTGGACCGGCAGAAGCCCGGCACGGTCATGGCCACCGCCTACAGCTCCTGGTGGCCGGACACCCAGATCTTCCGCTCCACGGACAGCGGGGCGACCTGGACGCGGGCGTGGGACTACACGTCGTACCCCAACCGCGCGAACCGCTACACCATGGACGTCTCCTCCTCCCCGTGGCTGACCTGGGGGGCGAATCCGTCGCCGCCCGAGCAGACGCCGAAGCTCGGATGGATGACGGAGTCGCTGGAGATCGACCCGTTCGACTCGAACCGGATGATGTACGGGACGGGGGCGACGGTCTACGGCACGGAGAACCTCACGAACTGGGACTCGGGCGGCCAGTTCACCATCAAGCCGATGGTGCGGGGCCTGGAGGAGACGGCGGTCAACGACCTCGCCTCACCGCCCTCGGGCGCCCCGCTGCTGAGCGCGCTCGGTGACGTCGGCGGCTTTCGGCACACGGACCTCACCAAGGTCCCGTCGATGATGTTCACGTCCCCGAACTTCACCACGACCACGAGTCTGGACTTCGCCGAGACGAACGCGAACACGGTGGTACGGTCCGGCAATCTGGACTCGGGCCCGCACATCGCGTTCTCGACGGACAACGGGGCCAACTGGTTCGCGGGGACCGACCCTTCGGGCGTCAGCGGTGGCGGGACGGTGGCCGCAGCTTCGGACGGCAGCCGGTTCGTGTGGAGCCCTGACGGCACGGGCGTGCAGTACACGACGGGCTTCGGTTCGTCCTGGTCGGCGTCGAGCGGGATCCCGGCCGGGGCGATCGTGGAGTCGGACCGGGTGGACGCGAAGACCTTCTACGGCTTCAAGTCCGGGAAGTTCTACGTGAGTACGGACGGCGGGGCGACGTTCACGGCGTCCGCGGCGACCGGACTGCCGAGCGGTGACAGCGTGCGCTTCAAGGCACTGCCCGGCGTGAAAGGTGACGTCTGGCTCGCGGGCGGGGCCACCGACGGGGCGTACGGTCTGTGGCACTCCACGGACGGCGGCGCGAGCTGGACGAAGCTCTCGAACGTCGACCAGGCCGACGCGATCGGATTCGGGAAGGCGGCCACGGGGGCGTCGTACCAGACGCTCTACACCAGTGCGAAGATCGGTGGCGTCCGCGGCATCTTCCGCTCGACCGACAAGGGCGCGACCTGGACCCGCATCAACGACGACGCCCACCAGTGGGGCTGGACCGGCGCGGCCATCACCGGTGACCCGCGGGTGTACGGCCGGGTGTACGTCTCGACCAACGGACGGGGCGTGATCTACGGCGACACGTCCGACGCCGGCGGCGGAGGCGGCACCGATCCGACGGACCCGACGGATCCGGCCCCGACGGGCGCCTGCGCGGTGACGTACAAGATCACCAATCAGTGGTCGGGCGGTTTCCAGGCGGACGTCCAGCTGAGCAACACGGGCTCCAGCACCTGGTCCGGCTGGTCACTCGGCTGGACCTTCCCCAACGCCCAGACGATCTCCCAGACCTGGAACGCCGAGTCCACCCAGTCGGGCTCGACGGTCACCGCGAAGAACGTCGGCTGGAACGCCAACGTGGCCGCGGGCTCGTCCGTGAGGTTCGGCTTCACGGGGAGCTGGTCGGGGACGAACGGGAAACCGACGGCGTTCAAGCTGGGTGACCAGGCCTGCACGGTGGCCTGA
- a CDS encoding YafY family protein: MKAGRLVSILLLLQTRGRMTAAQLAEELEVSVRTVYRDVEALSAAGVPMYGDAGHAGGYRLLDGYRTRLTGLTPEEAEALFLAGAPGPAAELGLGSVLAAAQLKVRAALPEELRAHADRISGRFHLDTPGWYAQAEPTPFLPAVAEAVWSSRVLSVRYRRWAEPTDVERRLEPYGLVSKAGRWYVVAGPGPRTFRVDQILELASLDEEFTRPEGFDLAAWWTAYQRDFHHRLYRGEALVRLAPGVRLPRAANVRTDSEGWTVARVPVESVEHAHGEFLRLGTDIEVLEPSELRERIARTIAELAERYGNSASPCGD, translated from the coding sequence GTGAAGGCCGGCCGACTCGTCTCGATCCTCCTCCTGCTCCAGACCCGGGGCCGGATGACCGCCGCCCAGCTCGCCGAGGAGCTGGAGGTGTCCGTGCGCACGGTCTACCGGGACGTCGAGGCGCTGAGCGCGGCGGGCGTCCCGATGTACGGCGACGCGGGCCACGCCGGTGGCTACCGCCTCCTCGACGGCTACCGCACCCGGCTGACCGGACTCACCCCGGAGGAGGCCGAGGCCCTCTTCCTCGCCGGAGCGCCCGGTCCCGCCGCCGAGCTGGGCCTGGGCTCCGTCCTCGCCGCCGCCCAGCTCAAGGTGCGGGCCGCACTGCCGGAGGAACTGCGGGCCCACGCGGACCGGATCAGCGGGCGCTTCCATCTAGATACGCCCGGGTGGTACGCGCAGGCCGAACCGACGCCGTTTCTTCCGGCGGTGGCGGAGGCGGTGTGGAGCAGCCGGGTGCTCAGTGTCCGGTACCGCCGCTGGGCCGAACCGACCGACGTGGAGCGGCGGTTGGAGCCGTACGGACTGGTGTCGAAGGCGGGCCGCTGGTACGTCGTCGCGGGACCGGGACCGCGCACCTTCCGCGTGGACCAGATCCTCGAACTGGCCTCCTTGGATGAGGAGTTCACCCGCCCCGAAGGGTTCGACCTGGCTGCCTGGTGGACGGCCTATCAGCGGGACTTCCACCACCGGCTGTACCGGGGCGAGGCACTCGTGCGGCTGGCGCCGGGCGTGCGGCTGCCGAGGGCGGCCAACGTCCGTACGGACTCGGAAGGTTGGACCGTCGCCCGGGTTCCCGTCGAGTCTGTCGAGCACGCCCATGGCGAATTCCTGCGCCTCGGCACGGACATCGAAGTACTGGAACCCTCCGAGCTGCGCGAACGGATCGCCCGGACGATCGCCGAACTGGCCGAAAGATACGGCAACTCCGCTTCCCCGTGCGGCGACTGA
- a CDS encoding rhamnogalacturonan lyase, with product MQHPHPHRRRRVLLSATTAVAALVAAGLTALSPVTAEAATARQVEKLDRGVVSVHTSSGNLVSWRWLGTDPNDVSFNVYRAGTKVNSTPVTGSTNYFHSGAPAEADYTVRAIVGGVEQADSVHAVQLRGGYKDVPISPPAGGTTPDGVAYTYEANDASVADLDGDGALDFVLKWQPTNAKDNSQSGYTGNTIVDGVKLDGTRLWRIDLGRNIRSGAHYTQFQAYDYDGDGKAEVAMKTADGTVDGTGAVIGSASADHRNSSGYVLSGPEYLTMFNGRTGKAMQSVDYVPARGTVSSWGDSYGNRVDRFLAGTAYLDGARPSLIMARGYYTRTVIAAWDWRGGTFTRRWTFDTNSSTNSGKGYDGQGSHSLSVGDVDNDGKDEIVYGAMAVDDNGNGLWTTKTGHGDAQHLGDLDPSHAGLEYFKVSESTSQPAELYINPANGTVNWKLAACCDNGRGVAGDIWAGNDGAEVWSASDTSVRDEAGATKGREPSSVNFLSWWDGDTVRELLDGTRIDKYGTSSDTRLLTGASVHSNNSTKATPSLSGDILGDWREEVVWPTSANTALRIYSTPHETTTKITTLLHDTMYRTGLAWQNTAYNQPPHPSFFLGNGMATAPRPAVYTP from the coding sequence GTGCAGCACCCGCACCCCCACCGCAGACGCCGAGTCCTCCTCTCGGCGACGACCGCCGTCGCGGCTCTCGTGGCCGCCGGTCTGACCGCGCTGTCGCCCGTTACGGCCGAGGCCGCCACCGCCCGCCAGGTCGAGAAACTCGACCGGGGAGTCGTCAGCGTGCACACCAGCAGCGGCAACCTGGTCAGCTGGCGCTGGCTCGGCACCGACCCGAACGACGTGTCCTTCAACGTCTACCGCGCCGGCACGAAGGTCAACTCGACCCCGGTCACCGGCTCCACGAACTACTTCCACTCCGGGGCGCCCGCCGAGGCCGACTACACCGTCCGGGCGATCGTCGGCGGTGTCGAGCAGGCTGACTCGGTCCACGCCGTCCAACTCCGCGGCGGTTACAAGGACGTTCCCATCAGCCCGCCTGCCGGCGGCACGACCCCCGACGGTGTCGCCTACACCTATGAGGCCAACGATGCGTCCGTGGCCGACCTCGACGGGGACGGGGCACTGGACTTCGTCCTCAAGTGGCAGCCGACCAACGCCAAGGACAACTCCCAGTCCGGCTACACCGGCAACACGATCGTCGACGGCGTCAAGCTGGACGGCACCCGGCTGTGGCGGATCGACCTGGGCCGCAACATCCGTTCCGGCGCCCATTACACGCAGTTCCAGGCGTACGACTACGACGGCGACGGCAAGGCCGAGGTCGCCATGAAGACGGCGGACGGCACGGTCGACGGCACGGGCGCGGTGATCGGCAGCGCGTCGGCCGACCACCGCAACTCCAGCGGCTATGTCCTGTCCGGCCCCGAGTACCTGACGATGTTCAACGGCCGGACCGGCAAGGCGATGCAGAGCGTCGACTACGTCCCGGCCCGCGGCACGGTGTCGTCATGGGGCGACTCGTACGGCAACCGGGTCGACCGCTTCCTCGCGGGGACGGCGTACCTGGACGGCGCCCGCCCGTCGCTGATCATGGCCCGCGGCTACTACACCCGTACGGTGATCGCTGCCTGGGACTGGCGAGGAGGCACCTTCACCCGCCGCTGGACCTTCGACACCAACTCCTCGACCAACAGCGGCAAGGGCTACGACGGTCAGGGCTCGCACAGTCTGTCCGTCGGGGACGTCGACAACGACGGCAAGGACGAGATCGTCTACGGGGCGATGGCGGTCGACGACAACGGCAACGGGCTGTGGACCACCAAGACGGGCCACGGCGACGCCCAGCACCTCGGCGACCTCGACCCCTCCCACGCGGGTCTCGAGTACTTCAAGGTCTCGGAGTCGACCTCCCAGCCGGCGGAGCTGTACATCAACCCGGCGAACGGCACGGTGAACTGGAAACTGGCCGCGTGCTGCGACAACGGGCGGGGTGTCGCCGGCGACATCTGGGCCGGCAACGACGGCGCGGAGGTCTGGTCGGCCTCCGACACCTCGGTCCGCGACGAGGCGGGCGCCACGAAGGGCCGCGAGCCGTCCTCGGTGAACTTCCTGTCCTGGTGGGACGGCGACACGGTCCGTGAACTCCTCGACGGCACCCGCATCGACAAGTACGGCACCTCGTCGGACACCCGCCTCCTGACCGGGGCGTCGGTCCACTCCAACAACAGCACCAAGGCGACCCCGTCCCTGTCCGGCGACATCCTGGGCGACTGGCGAGAGGAGGTCGTCTGGCCGACGTCGGCCAACACCGCCCTGCGGATCTACTCGACCCCGCACGAGACGACGACGAAGATCACCACCCTGCTCCACGACACGATGTACCGCACGGGCCTGGCCTGGCAGAACACGGCATACAACCAGCCCCCGCACCCGAGCTTCTTCCTCGGCAACGGAATGGCGACGGCACCGAGGCCGGCGGTGTACACGCCGTGA